In Nitrosococcus oceani ATCC 19707, the following proteins share a genomic window:
- a CDS encoding FMN-binding glutamate synthase family protein: MSSLKLSVKRFNSDVLKRAIVPIMAGGLSLIFLSLVTVSPWWLLGLTVTLPLVALGVYDWVQQCWTLTRNYPAAARIRWLFYDLRPYLRAYIVEDDLEGKPFSFDARNLVYARARGKTDTHPFGTERDLASDEYEWLCHSMAPAENPEKNPRVSIGSAQCEQPYNASLLNISAMSFGSLSARAVEALNKGARLGGFYHDTGEGGISPYHLKWGGDLVWEIGSGYFGCRDDKGNFDPGLFHESATRNEVKMIEIKLSQGAKPGYGGLLPAAKVTEEIAWVRKVPKGQDCLSPRSHSAFSTPLEMLEFAARMRQLSGGKPVGIKLCVGQVHEVLAIMKAMLKTGIHLDFIVVDGGEGGTGAAPVELSDYVGMPLTEGLMVVRNALVGTGLRDKVRLGASGKVYSGAGMARNFAIGADWCNAARAFMFSIGCIQAQRCHLGTCPTGVTTQDPGRQRGLVVDVQAKRAARFHQQTLTALGHIVAAAGLAHPRDLQPYHLIRRVGTAEAKLFDRIYPFLPENALLEGAEDTPYSEWWQAANPASFRPRIDLAAARI, translated from the coding sequence GTGTCTTCCCTAAAACTCTCTGTTAAGCGCTTTAATTCCGATGTGCTGAAACGAGCCATCGTGCCAATTATGGCTGGGGGACTCTCGCTAATTTTCCTCTCCCTGGTAACGGTGAGTCCTTGGTGGCTGCTAGGACTTACCGTGACCCTGCCGCTAGTGGCGCTCGGCGTCTATGATTGGGTGCAGCAATGTTGGACCCTGACACGCAACTATCCAGCTGCTGCCCGCATCCGCTGGCTCTTCTACGACCTTCGGCCCTATCTGCGTGCCTATATCGTTGAGGACGATTTAGAAGGCAAGCCATTTAGCTTTGATGCCCGTAACCTGGTTTACGCCCGCGCCCGAGGTAAGACCGATACTCACCCCTTTGGGACAGAGCGCGATCTGGCCTCTGATGAATATGAATGGCTGTGTCATTCCATGGCACCGGCTGAAAATCCAGAAAAAAACCCACGTGTCTCCATTGGCAGCGCCCAATGCGAGCAGCCCTATAACGCCTCACTCCTCAATATTTCGGCCATGAGTTTCGGCTCCCTCTCGGCCAGGGCGGTAGAAGCACTGAACAAGGGAGCACGGCTTGGCGGGTTTTATCATGACACGGGCGAAGGAGGTATTAGCCCCTATCATCTAAAGTGGGGTGGGGATCTGGTTTGGGAAATCGGTTCAGGCTATTTCGGTTGCCGGGATGATAAAGGAAATTTTGACCCAGGCTTGTTTCATGAAAGCGCTACGCGCAATGAAGTCAAGATGATTGAAATCAAACTCAGTCAAGGCGCGAAACCTGGCTATGGCGGGCTCTTGCCAGCTGCTAAGGTAACCGAGGAAATTGCGTGGGTACGTAAGGTTCCCAAGGGGCAAGACTGTCTCTCGCCTCGGAGCCATTCGGCCTTTTCTACTCCCTTGGAGATGTTGGAGTTCGCAGCTAGGATGCGGCAGCTTTCTGGCGGCAAACCGGTAGGCATCAAGCTTTGCGTTGGACAAGTTCATGAAGTGCTGGCGATTATGAAAGCAATGCTCAAGACCGGTATCCATTTGGACTTTATCGTGGTCGACGGGGGCGAGGGGGGCACAGGGGCGGCACCGGTGGAGCTATCGGACTACGTGGGAATGCCCCTAACCGAAGGGCTGATGGTAGTTCGCAACGCCCTAGTTGGCACCGGACTGCGGGATAAGGTGCGGCTTGGAGCCAGCGGCAAAGTCTATTCAGGCGCTGGCATGGCCCGCAATTTCGCCATCGGCGCGGATTGGTGTAACGCAGCACGGGCTTTTATGTTTTCCATTGGCTGCATTCAGGCCCAGCGCTGCCATTTGGGCACATGCCCAACCGGCGTTACCACGCAAGATCCTGGCCGCCAGCGGGGCCTGGTAGTGGATGTGCAGGCTAAAAGGGCAGCGCGGTTTCACCAACAAACCCTTACTGCGCTTGGCCATATCGTCGCCGCGGCGGGTCTGGCTCATCCTCGCGATCTGCAGCCTTATCATCTTATTCGCCGAGTTGGCACAGCCGAGGCTAAACTCTTTGACCGAATTTATCCCTTCCTGCCGGAAAACGCCCTACTTGAGGGGGCCGAAGATACTCCCTACAGCGAATGGTGGCAGGCTGCTAATCCTGCCAGTTTTCGGCCGCGTATTGACTTGGCCGCTGCACGA